The proteins below are encoded in one region of Colletotrichum lupini chromosome 5, complete sequence:
- a CDS encoding kinesin motor domain-containing protein, translating to MAPAGGGNIKVVVRVRPFNSREIDRGSKCIIEMKDNQTVLTPPSEAHAKNAKDAGQKVFAFDRSYWSFDRKDNHYAGQDNLFDDLGQPLLENAFGGYNNCIFAYGQTGSGKSYSMMGYGKEVGIIPMICQDMFRRISALQEDKHLRCTVEVSYLEIYNERVRDLLNPATKGNLKVREHPSTGPYVEDLAKLVVGSFQEIEHLMDEGNKARTVAATNMNETSSRSHAVFTLMLTQKRFDPDTKMEMEKVAKISLVDLAGSERATSTGATGARLKEGAEINRSLSSLGRVISALADISVGKKKKGPGGQVPYRDSVLTWLLKDSLGGNSMTAMIAAISPADINYDETLSTLRYADSAKRIKNHAVVNEDANARMIRELKEELALLRGQLGGGSVGAGAVGGAAGGTVTSEEVYPEGTPLEQQFVSITSSDGAVKKVSKAEIAEQLNQSEKLLTDLNQTWEQKLQKTEEIHKEREAALEELGISIEKGFIGLSTPKKMPHLVNLSDDPLLAECLVYNLKPGLTTVGNMDTNADNQANIRLNGTRIMHDHCAFENGPDGTVMVIPKEGASVMVNGKRIEEPKQLHSGYRVILGDFHIFRFNHPMEAQKERADKNLLRQSVTASQLQNLEKSMPTPAVSPRPGHERNWSKAGSDFGDSRPDSPIPFRAGRDNDFMFARREAAEAILGPNQNLASLTDEELNALFEGIQRARAERVNVRDGDDDTESVTSYPIREKYMSTGTIDNFSLDTALTMPSTPKQGEVDDKLREVREEMQSQLDRQKEEYQDQLKTAEAANVEVEEIKKEKVRMEETLQSLKEDMQQQLEVQRRQFEEKLERMDPLKRPKANPKLSDEEIETAKQVVKLWRTRRYVRMAEAVLQHASTLKEAQIMSNELDEGVVFQFTVVDLGHSLCSTYDMVLNGLTGEGDDIPLEETQKPCIGVRVVDYKNCVVHLWSLEKLHDRVRQMRQMHQYLDQPEYAQHLSLDNPFIETCMPQYTLVGEVDVPLKAVFESRVQDFALDILSPHTSHAIGMIKLSLEPSHARAPSNTLKFNVVMHEMVGFAEREGTEVHAQLFIPGVSEEDGITTTQWVKDFDEGPIRFESVHSMSVPLFSPQTVTLRAAIFAKVSAMHLDKLLSWDDMRDAVPLSRGKGKGARIAESQFFTEEKHDVLARIQILELNEEGEYAPVEVAQTSEMDGGTFQLHQGLQRRIAINITHSSGDALPWDDAMNLRVGKVQLLDQSGKSPDMTSTSPTVTLKLANKPAFRDNANGTRSITLTGQWDSSLHNSLLLDRVTADKYRVQMTVAWEISSSKFAEPMKFAMHVCCQIMSRSWVRQTSMFSSLWQSVRFVHATSAIFTLSMRPAPIKRIGDLWRMSSQHDYVKGEEQLTTWTPRGVSLVSDFILSRKKRKRIAEIGAVQTLLKKIGLPEPKVKATEEETPEEDLPPQPTYQNDDDDLLNDTPESSQVPEDDELLNGDGQETPQPEGETEAVQTPQEPEIPEREKHILEKCIKLWNKYPDPLLQILSPTNTDPPTDGSAPEASAPPSLIPTIIRVPKNPKVLKGGYLLIPNSSSTRWVKRFVELRRPYLHIHSVTDGDEVAIVSLRNSRVDSQPGVIGLLSGDDDDTGSQTNGSVEEFRPSHRRTASGRVISTIWTGTGTGGAANGPGGGLQRLSERLQAGVFAIYGTDNTWLLAARSERDKMDWIFRIDQSYFSSSDSANGSGSGTPDRYDDSLIGGY from the exons ATGGCTCCCGCGGGTGGTGGAAACATTAAGGTGGTGGTGAGAGTGAGACCATTCAATAGTAGAG AGATCGACCGTGGCTCAAAATGTATTATCGAGATGAAAGACAACCAGACCGTCCTTACGCCGCCGTCCGAAGCTCACGCGAAAAACGCAAAAGACGCTGGCCAGAAAGTGTTCGCCTTCGACAGATCGTACTGGTCATTTGATCGCAAGGACAACCATTATGCCGGCCAAGACAACCTATTCGACGACCTTGGTCAGCCCCTTCTCGAGAACGCCTTCGGCGGTTACAACAATTGTATCTTCGCCTATGGCCAAACAGGTTCCGGAAAGTCGTATTCCATGATGGGATACGGCAAGGAAGTTGGTATCATCCCAATGATTTGCCAAGATATGTTTAGGAGGATCTCAGCCTTGCAAGAGGATAAGCACTTGCGGTGTACGGTCGAGGTCTCATACCTCGAAATCTACAACGAACGAGTGCGAGATTTGTTGAATCCAGCAACGAAAGGAAACCTCAAGGTTCGAGAGCATCCGTCAACTGGCCCATACGTCGAAGACTTGGCGAAGCTGGTCGTTGGCAGCTTCCAGGAGATCGAGCACCTGATGGACGAGGGAAACAAGGCCAGAACTGTCGCCGCAACAAACAtgaacgagacgtcgagtcGAAGTCACGCAGTTTTCACCTTGATGCTCACCCAGAAAAGATTCGACCCTGATACAAAGATGGAAATGGAAAAGGTCGCCAAAATTAGTCTGGTTGACTTGGCTGGTTCAGAAAGAGCTACATCAACTGGTGCCACAGGTGCTCGACTGAAGGAAGGTGCAGAGATCAACAGATCACTATCTTCCCTGGGTCGAGTTATCTCAGCCTTGGCAGATATTTCCGTtgggaaaaagaagaagggtCCCGGTGGACAAGTTCCGTATCGAGACAGTGTTCTCACGTGGCTGCTCAAAGACTCATTAGGTGGAAACAGTATGACGGCCATGATTGCAGCCATCAGTCCAGCAGACATCAACTATGACGAAACCCTCAGTACCTTGCGATACGCCGACTCCGCGAAGAGAATCAAGAACCACGCGGTTGTCAACGAGGATGCCAACGCCCGTATGATCAGAGAACTCAAGGAAGAGCTTGCTCTGCTGAGAGGTCAACTAGGGGGAGGAAGTGTTGGGGCAGGCGCGGTTGGAGGAGCTGCCGGCGGTACCGTCACGTCAGAAGAGGTCTATCCGGAAGGCACTCCTCTAGAACAGCAATTCGTGTCGATTACATCTAGCGATGGCGCTGTGAAGAAGGTTTCCAAGGCCGAGATTGCAGAGCAACTTAATCAGAGTGAAAAGCTGTTGACAGATCTCAATCAGACCTGGGAGCAAAAACTGCAAAAGACGGAGGAGATCCACAAGGAGCGAGAGGCTGCACTCGAAGAACTCGGTATCAGCATTGAAAAGGGCTTCATCGGACTTTCCACTCCGAAGAAGATGCCCCATTTGGTCAACCTTTCAGACGATCCGCTACTTGCCGAGTGTCTTGTGTACAACCTCAAGCCAGGTTTGACCACGGTTGGAAATATGGACACCAATGCTGACAATCAAGCAAACATTCGTCTTAACGGGACTCGTATCATGCACGACCATTGCGCTTTCGAAAACGGACCCGACGGTACCGTCATGGTCATTCCGAAGGAGGGAGCGTCTGTCATGGTCAACGGCAAACGAATCGAGGAGCCTAAACAGCTGCACTCCGGTTATCGTGTTATTTTGGGTGACTTCCATATTTTCCGCTTTAATCACCCTATGGAAGCCCAAAAGGAAAGAGCAGACAAGAACCTTTTGCGTCAATCTGTGACGGCTAGTCAGTTGCAGAATCTCGAAAAGAGCATGCCGACGCCAGCTGTCAGCCCGCGACCAGGACACGAACGGAACTGGAGCAAAGCTGGTTCAGACTTTGGCGACAGTCGGCCGGACTCTCCGATACCGTTTCGTGCTGGACGTGACAACGACTTCATGTTTGCAAGACGAGAGGCAGCAGAAGCTATACTGGGCCCGAACCAAAATTTGGCTAGTCTCACTGACGAGGAGCTCAATGCACTATTTGAAGGAATTCAACGAGCGCGTGCCGAGCGTGTCAACGTTCGCGATGGGGATGATGACACGGAATCTGTCACCTCATATCCGATTCGAGAAAAGTACATGTCGACTGGCACAATTGATAACTTCTCTCTCGATACCGCCCTCACGATGCCCTCGACTCCAAAGCAGGGTGAAGTAGACGACAAGTTGAGGGAAGTGCGAGAGGAGATGCAATCTCAGCTTGACCGACAGAAAGAGGAGTACCAAGACCAGCTTAAGACAGCTGAAGCGGCCAACGTCGAAGTGGAGGAGATCAAGAAGGAAAAGGTCAGGATGGAAGAGACCTTACAGTCACTCAAGGAGGATATGCAACAACAATTGGAGGTGCAACGTCGCCAATTCGAAGAGAAGCTCGAAAGAATGGATCCCTTGAAGAGGCCAAAGGCAAATCCCAAGCTCTCCGACGAAGAAATCGAGACTGCAAAGCAAGTCGTGAAGCTGTGGCGGACTAGGCGCTACGTTCGCATGGCAGAAGCAGTACTGCAACACGCCTCAACTTTGAAGGAAGCGCAGATCATGAGCAACGAGCTTGACGAGGGTGTAGTTTTCCAATTCACTGTCGTGGACCTCGGCCATTCCCTTTGCTCTACCTACGACATGGTTCTGAATGGGTTGACTGGCGAAGGAGACGACATCCCCCTCGAAGAAACACAAAAGCCATGCATCGGCGTGCGCGTTGTTGACTACAAGAACTGCGTTGTGCACCTTTGGAGTCTGGAGAAGCTACACGACCGGGTTAGACAAATGCGGCAAATGCACCAGTATCTTGACCAGCCAGAGTATGCTCAGCACTTGAGTCTTGATAACCCGTTCATCGAGACTTGCATGCCGCAGTATACGCTTGTAGGAGAGGTCGACGTGCCGCTAAAGGCTGTTTTTGAAAGCAGGGTTCAAGACTTCGCCCTGGATATTCTCTCTCCCCATACGTCCCATGCCATCGGCATGATCAAGCTTTCGCTGGAGCCATCGCACGCTAGAGCACCATCCAACACGCTGAAATTCAACGTTGTGATGCACGAAATGGTCGGCTTCGCCGAAAGAGAGGGCACGGAGGTTCATGCTCAACTGTTCATCCCTGGGGTCTCGGAGGAAGATGGCATCACCACCACACAGTGGGTCAAAGATTTTGACGAAGGGCCTATCCGCTTTGAGAGCGTACATAGTATGAGCGTTCCTCTTTTCAGCCCGCAAACCGTCACCCTCAGAGCAGCTATTTTCGCCAAAGTTTCAGCAATGCACCTGGACAAATTACTGAGCTGGGATGACATGCGCGATGCTGTACCATTGTCCAGAGGAAAAGGCAAGGGAGCGCGCATCGCCGAGTCACAATTTTTCACCGAAGAGAAGCACGACGTATTGGCAAGGATACAGATTCTCGAACTGAACGAGGAAGGAGAGTACGCACCCGTTGAAGTAGCACAGACGAGTGAGATGGACGGCGGTACTTTCCAACTTCACCAAGGGCTCCAACGCCGCATTGCCATCAACATCACGCACAGTTCTGGCGATGCTCTGCCCTGGGACGACGCGATGAATCTGAGGGTGGGTAAGGTTCAGCTTCTCGATCAGTCAGGAAAGTCGCCAGATATGACGTCAACGTCACCTACCGTCACCCTCAAGCTCGCCAACAAGCCTGCCTTCCGCGATAACGCCAACGGTACTCGAAGCATCACGCTAACCGGCCAATGGGATTCGAGCTTGCACAACTCCCTGCTTCTGGATAGAGTCACCGCGGATAAGTATCGTGTTCAGATGACGGTTGCCTGGGAGATTAGTTCCAGCAAGTTTGCGGAACCGATGAAGTTTGCGATGCATGTCTGCTGCCAAATCATGTCAAGATCATGGGTGCGACAGACGTCAATGTTCTCCTCGCTGTGGCAAAGCGTCCGTTTCGTTCATGCAACTAGTGCTATATTCACACTGTCGATGCGGCCGGCTCCTATCAAGAGAATAGGCGACTTGTGGCGGATGAGCAGCCAGCACGACTACGTGAAAGGAGAAGAGCAGCTCACTACCTGGACCCCTCGAGGAGTCTCCCTGGTTAGCGACTTCATCCTTTCTCGCAAGAAGAGAAAGCGAATTGCGGAAATCGGAGCAGTGCAGACCCTCCTCAAGAAGATTGGTCTGCCAGAGCCGAAGGTGAAGGCGACAGAGGAGGAGACACCAGAAGAAGACCTGCCGCCTCAACCCACGTATCAAAACGACGATGACGATCTGTTGAACGACACACCAGAGAGCTCGCAGGTGCCAGAGGACGACGAACTTCTCAACGGAGACGGGCAAGAAACGCCACAGCCAGAGGGGGAAACTGAGGCAGTGCAAACACCTCAAGAACCAGAGATACCTGAGCGAGAGAAGCACATCCTTGAGAAATGCATCAAGCTCTGGAACAAGTACCCTGATCCGCTGCTGCAGATTCTCAGCCCAACGAATACTGATCCGCCGACGGACGGCTCTGCACCGGAGGCTTCCGCCCCGCCGAGCCTGATCCCTACGATTATCCGAGTTCCGAAGAACCCCAAGGTACTCAAGGGCGGCTATCTGCTGATTCCTAACAGCAGCTCTACGAGATGGGTTAAAAGATTTGTAGAACTGCGACGGCCATACCTGCACATCCATTCTGTCACTGATGGGGATGAAGTGGCCATCGTCAGCCTACGAAACTCACGCGTCGACAGCCAGCCTGGCGTTATCGGGCTCTTGTCGGGTGACGACGATGACACGGGGTCGCAAACCAACGGCAGTGTAGAAGAATTCCGCCCGAGCCATAGACGAACTGCGTCTGGACGTGTCATCTCAACCATATGGACAGGCACCGGTACAGGTGGCGCAGCCAACGGGCCTGGTGGAGGCTTGCAAAGGCTAAGTGAGCGACTGCAAGCTGGAGTTTTCGCGATTTACGGCACGGACAATACTTGGCTGCTTGCCGCACGTAGCGAGCGGGACAAGATGGACTGGATCTTCCGCATCGACCAGAGCTACTTCTCGAGCAGCGACAGCGCCAATGGCAGCGGATCGGGCACCCCCGATAGGTATGATGATTCTCTCATCGGCGGGTACTGA
- a CDS encoding cytochrome b5, which translates to MSKTFTTQEVAQHKTDKDMWLIVENGVYDITAFQSEHPGGEKILKRFAGKNATKVFWKYHNEKVLEKYGGKLKIGEVAESAKL; encoded by the exons ATGTCCAAGACGTTCACCACTCAAGAGGTCGCCCAGCATAAGACCGACAAGGACATGTGGCTCATTGTCGAGAACGGCGTCTACGACATCACAG CCTTCCAATCAGAGCACCCAGGCGGCGAAAAGATCCTCAAGCGCTTCGCCGGCAAGAACGCGACAAAGGTGTTTTGGAAGTACCACAACGAAAAGGTGCTCGAAAAGTACGGCGGCAAGCTCAAGATTGGCGAAGTCGCCGAGAGCGCAAAGTTGTAA
- a CDS encoding peptidase family M48 — translation MLTLRALLRPPALRAAPCQLAGLSLPATRQQARIPPFPVIRNNAQLQQQYPRLFSQTVRRPAAGKGPGGYDPRNPAHREVLREYNIRTAKPLMTVDDIGRFFKSRGFAGTAVVAVLAGIAFVYFNTQTVPVSGRRRFNCYSEASVETLSAQQVKRVIYDVESQGGRFLPSWDPRVLMVQRVMRRLIPVSGLEDQDWEVRVIDDPTTLNAFVLPGGKVFVHSGILRLTRNEDGLAAVLGHEIAHNLAQHVGERWTQSIGPNIFLGSMVILSGMFPPVMALVQYLGTGFMDLMFARPMGRKQESEADYIGLMLMAEACYDPREAIAFWQRMDMAAKQGQAEEVPEFMSTHPSNEHRIEDYRKWMPKAIEKYEASDCQGNAGFANMFRRALDKGSMIVQF, via the exons ATGCTCACCCTCCGCGCTCTCCTGCGGCCGCCCGCCCTCCGCGCCGCGCCCTGTCAACTCGCCGGCCTTTCCCTCCCCGCCACACGACAGCAAGCCCGAATCCCTCCCTTCCCAGTAATACGAAATAATGCCCAGCTACAACAACAATATCCCCGACTCTTCTCCCAGACGGTCCGGCGGCCGGCTGCGGGGAAGGGGCCCGGCGGCTACGACCCCCGCAACCCCGCCCACCGCGAAGTCCTCCGAGAATACAACATCCGCACCGCTAAGCCTCTCATGACGGTCGACGACATCGGGCGCTTCTTCAAGTCCCGTGGCTTCGCCGGCACCGCCGTCGTGGCCGTCCTCGCGGGCATCGCCTTTGTATACTTCAACACCCAGACCGTCCCCGTCTCGGGCCGCAGGCGCTTCAACTGCTACTCCGAGGCCTCGGTCGAGACGCTGTCGGCCCAGCAGGTCAAGCGCGTCATCTACGACGTCGAGTCCCAGGGCGGCCGGTTCCTCCCCTCGTGGGACCCGCGCGTGCTAATGGTGCAGCGCGTCATGCGCCGGCTGATTCCCGTCTCCGGGCTCGAGGACCAGGACTGGGAGGTCCGCGTGATTGACGACCCGACTACCCTCAACGCGTTCGTGCTCCCCGGCGGTAAAGTTTTTGTGCACAGCGGCATCCTGCGCCTGACGCGCAACGAGGACGGGCTGGCGGCGGTGCTGGGCCACGAGATCGCGCACAACCTCGCGCAGCACGTCGGCGAGCGCTGGACGCAGTCCATCGGGCCCAACATCTTTCTCGGCAGCATGGTGATACTTTCGGGCATGTTCCCGCCGGTCATGGCACTCGTGCAGTACCTGGGCACCGGGTTCATGGATCTCATGTTTGCGCGGCCGATGGGGAGAAAGCAGGAGAGCGAGGCGGACTATATTGGGCTGATGCTCATGGCGGAGGCGTGTTACGACCCGCGCGAGGCCATTGCGTTTTGGCAGCGTATGGATATGGCGGCTAAGCAGGGGCAAGCAGAGGAGGTTCCAGAGTTTATGAGCACGCATCCTTCG AATGAACATCGAATCGAGGATTACCGGAAGTGGATGCCCAAGGCCATAGAAAAGTACGAGGCAAGCGACTGCCAGGGAAACGCTGGGTTCGCCAACATGTTTAGACGGGCGCTGGATAAAGGAAGCATGATTGTACAATTTTAG
- a CDS encoding methyltransferase: MEDSVEQTTTTKIPNNHTNPSPKFQPVGCEEGGNYIIIISSSAETLQLNSPKTRAQIPPQRYKNDARSVFSFVPIISSAIDREEADTIASTRSIQSSMRLALNRNRTTVVPNPIARHSSFELRTSSCATLFMSQTTVMSFLPPGVADGRLHGFEFTFEAIPDKSSLHDSHIEVDPDPHEGETESLPDDVECFPRHFGRTYHAYRAGSYVFPNDPAEQERLDLQSLALTELFSGRLHFAPIAVEGSPKRILDVGTGTGAWAMDMGDVYPEAKIVGIDLSPIQSNAVPPNVHFYIEDAAQSWQWEEPFDYVHTRVLLGSFGDFKNEVIRQAFDSLRPGGWLESQDFNLEATSDDDTLAPDSPLSRWVDDMNLASEMIGRPLSRAHMLREWYEEVGFVDVHQRVFKIPINGWAKHPRHKHVGRLWEQNFLDGLSGFSMALFTQVLERQQEEVQVSLVDVRRDISNMQIHAYQHVWVVWGRKPYPDEAIPAQSPSENKEMTD, encoded by the exons ATGGAGGACTCAGTCGAGCAAACAACCACGACCAAAATTCCAAACAACCACACCAACCCAAGTCCCAAGTTCCAACCCGTTGG CTGCGAAGAGGGTGGCAActacatcatcatcatcagcaGCAGCGCCGAAACGCTTCAACTTAACTCTCCGAAGACACGTGCACAAATTCCACCGCAGCGTTACAAGAACGACGCCAGaagcgtcttctcctttgTTCCAATCATCTCGTCGGCGATCGATCGCGAAGAAGCCGACACAATCGCATCCACTCGTTCCATCCAGTCTTCCATGAGGCTGGCGCTCAACCGGAATCGAACAACCGTCGTTCCGAATCC CATAGCCCGCCATTCGAGCTTCGAGCTTCGCACCTCATCTTGTGCCACCTTGTTCATGTCGCAGACCACAGTCATGTCCTTTCTCCCACCAGGTGTCGCCGACGGTCGTCTTCATGGTTTCGAGTTTACATTTGAGGCAATCCCCGACAAGTCATCCCTGCACGACAGCCACATTGAAGTTGAC CCCGATCCTCATGAGGG GGAGACTGAATCACTACCCGACGACGTCGAGTGTTTCCCCAGACATTTCGGCAGGACGTATCATGCATATCGAGCAGGCT CCTATGTCTTCCCCAACGACCCTGCAGAGCAGGAGCGTCTAGACCTTCAATCGCTTGCACTCACAGAATTGTTCAGCGGCAGGTTACACTTCGCCCCGATCGCCGTCGAAGGGAGTCCCAAGCGGATCCTCGACGTCGGCACAGGTACGGGGGCATGGGCCATGGATATGGGAGATGTGTACCCGGAAGCCAAGATAGTCGGTATCGACCTGTCACCGATCCAAAGTAACGCCGTTCCACCAAACGTTCACTTTTACATCGAAGATGC CGCACAATCGTGGCAATGGGAAGAACCCTTCGACTACGTCCACACCCGCGTTCTGCTCGGGTCATTTGGCGATTTCAAAAACGAAGTCATACGCCAGGCTTTCGACTCCCTGCGCCCGGGCGGCTGGCTCGAGTCCCAGGATTTCAACCTCGAGGCGACGAGCGACGACGACACACTTGCCCCCGACTCACCTCTATCTCGCTGGGTGGACGACATGAACCTCGCCAGTGAGATGATTGGGCGCCCCTTGTCCAGAGCACACATGCTGCGAGAGTGGTATGAGGAGGTGGGCTTTGTGGACGTCCACCAGCGCGTCTTCAAGATCCCGATCAACGGCTGGGCCAAGCACCCCAGGCACAAGCATGTCGGGAGGCTTTGGGAGCAGAATTTCTTGGACGGCCTCAGCGGATTCAGCATGGCACTCTTTACGCAGGTGTTGGAAAGACAGCAGGAAGAGGTGCAG GTTTCTCTGGTCGATGTCCGTAGAGACATTTCCAACATGCAAATACATGCTTATCAGCATGTCTGGGTTGTATGGGGTCGCAAACCATACCCGGATGAAGCTATTCCTGCGCAAAGTCCGTCAGAGAACAAGGAAATGACCGACTGA
- a CDS encoding glycolipid anchored surface protein produces MKSVAAISALAALSVVSAKPTATEREAPIKARSLPAVSASGNAFYADGTRFYVRGIDYQPGGSSENVDPLADTTICGRDIPKFKDLGVNTIRVYSVDNSKDHKECMQKLADAGIYLVADVNNPKYSINRADPHPSYNAVYLQSVFATVEEFAQYDNTLAFFSGNEVIHDEANTTLTAPYVKAVTRDIKNYMASRGLRHVPVGYSAADVADNRMQSAEYFNCGSDDARSDFFAFNDYSWCSSSFKQSGWDVKVKNFTDYGIPIFLSEYGCNTNTRTFDEMEALMNSEMTGVYSGGLMYEYSQEANKYGIVEISGSTVSELDEYANFKSALSKYPAPTGDGGAAATSHSVACPTSDSVWMVDPTKIPTIPSAAEKYMTAGAGTGPGLSGDGSQTAGDSASDGETTGGVASASASGGASATGSSNAAPGMTFGSPIEKAPLAVAGLAALFTMFGAFLL; encoded by the exons ATGAAGTCTGTCGCTGCCATCTCCGCCCTTGCGGCCCTGTCCGTCGTCTCGGCCAAGCCTACTGCTACTGAGCGCGAGGCCCCCATCAAGGCCCGTTCTTTGCCCGCAGTCTCCGCCTCCGGCAACG CTTTCTACGCTGATGGCACCCGCTTCTACGTCCGTGGTATCGACTACCAGCCCGGTGGCTCTTCCGAGAACGTCGACCCCCTGGCCGATACCACCATCTGCGGTCGTGACATTCCCAAGTTCAAGGACCTCGGTGTAAACACCATCCGTGTCTACTCCGTCGACAACTCCAAGGACCACAAGGAGTGCATGCAGAAGCTCGCCGACGCTGGCATCTACCTCGTCGCCGATGTCAACAACCCCAAGTACTCCATCAACCGCGCCGACCCTCACCCTTCTTACAACGCCGTCTACCTCCAGAGCGTCTTCGCCACCGTCGAGGAGTTCGCCCAGTACGACAACACCCTCGCCTTCTTCTCCGGAAACGAGGTCATCCACGATGAGGCCAACACCACCTTGACCGCCCCCTACGTCAAGGCTGTTACCCGTGACATCAAGAACTACATGGCCTCCCGCGGCCTTCGCCACGTCCCCGTCGGCTACTCTGCCGCCGATGTCGCCGACAACCGCATGCAGTCCGCTGAGTACTTCAACTGCGGTAGCGACGATGCCCGCTCCGACTTCTTCGCCTTCAACGACTACTCCTGGTGCAGCTCCAGCTTCAAGCAGTCTGGATGGGACGTCAAGGTTAAGAACTTCACCGACTACGGTATTCCCATTTT CCTGTCCGAGTACGGTTGCAACACCAACACCCGTACCTTCGACGAGATGGAGGCTCTCATGAACTCTGAGATGACCGGCGTCTACTCTGGTGGTCTGATGTACGAGTACTCACAGGAGGCCAACAAGTACGGTATCGTCGAGATCAGCGGCAGCACTGTCTCCGAGCTTGACGAGTACGCCAACTTCAAGAGCGCTCTTTCCAAGTACCCCGCCCCTACTGGTGATGGTGGTGCCGCCGCTACCTCCCACTCTGTCGCTTGCCCTACCTCTGACTCCGTCTGGATGGTCGACCCCACTAAGATCCCTACCATCCCCTCCGCTGCCGAGAAG TACATGACCGCTGGTGCTGGTACTGGCCCCGGTCTCAGTGGCGATGGCTCCCAGACCGCTGGTGACTCTGCTTCAGACGGCGAGACCACCGGAGGTGTTGCCTCTGCCAGTGCATCCGGCGGCGCTTCCGCCACTGGCTCTTCCAACGCTGCTCCTGGCATGACCTTTGGCAGCCCCATTGAGAAGGCTCCTTTGGCTGTTGCCGGTCTGGCCGCCCTGTTCACCATGTTCGGTGCCTTCCTGTTGTAA
- a CDS encoding DEAD/DEAH box helicase, with translation MADLASRITEPPAEGAAPEATQAVQEAQEAEVPQADGAADSGLIENTYDVDVKLGDLQSDQNSTLYSVSNFSEMNLRDEILRGLLSLNYQKPSKIQEKALPLMLTDPPRNMIAQSQSGTGKTAAFVVTTLSRVDFSQLEQPQALMLAPSRELARQIEGVVRNIGKFCEGLNVAAALPGALERNAPVRANVIVGTPGTVMDIIRRRQLDVSKLRLLVIDEADNMLDQQGLGEQCLRVKNMLPRDIQILLFSATFPDKVMGFAEKFAPKADQIRLKHTELTVKGISQMYIDCPTEQDKYEVLVKLYGLMTIGSSVIFVKTRESADEIKRRMEADGHRVSALHGAKDGPERDRLLEEFRTGQSKVLLTTNVLARGIDVSSVSMVINYDIPMKGRGDSEPDPETYLHRIGRTGRFGRIGVSISFVYDKKSFYALKNIADLYEIDLVQLDANDWDQTEEDVQKVIKSNRAKAAFAPSATDASVKS, from the exons ATGGCCGACCTTGCTAGTCGCATCACAGAGCCACCGGCCGAGGGCGCGGCCCCGGAAGCTACTCAGGCAGTCCAGGAAGCCCAGGAAGCTGAAGTCCCTCAGGCCGACGGAGCTGCAGACTCTGGCCTTATCGAGAATACCTACGATGTCGACGTCAAGCTGGGCGACCTCCAGTCCGACCAGAACAGTACTCTCTATTCGGTCTCAAACTTTTCCGAAATGAACCT TCGCGATGAGATTCTTCGTGGTCTTCTTTCCCTCAACTACCAAAAGCCCTCCAAGATTCAGGAGAAGGCCCTTCCCTTGATGCTGACCGATCCCCCTCGGAACATGATTGCCCAGTCGCAATCTGGAACTGGCAAGACGGCTGCCTTTGTCGTTACTACCCTGTCGCGAGTCGACTTCTCACAGCTCGAGCAACCTCAGGCACTGATGCTGGCTCCCAGTCGCGAACTTGCTCGTCAGATTGAGGGCGTTGTGCGCAACATCGGCAAGTTCTGCGAGGGTCTCAACGTTGCTGCAGCTCTTCCTGGTGCTTTGGAGCGCAATGCCCCTGTCAGAGCCAATGTCATTGTTGGAACACCTGGTACCGTCATGGACATCATCCGTAGACGTCAGCTGGATGTCTCCAAGCTTCGGCTCCTCGTTATTGACGAGGCCGACAACATGTTGGACCAGCAAGGTCTGGGCGAGCAGTGCCTCCGTGTTAAGAA CATGCTGCCCCGCGACATCCAGATCCTTCTGTTCTCCGCCACTTTCCCTGACAAGGTCATGGGCTTCGCTGAGAAGTTTGCGCCCAAGGCTGATCAAATCCGTTTGAAGCACACCGAGCTCACCGTCAAGGGCATTTCTCAGATGTACATCGATTGCCCTACCGAGCAGGACAAGTACGAGGTGCTGGTGAAGCTGTACGGTCTCATGACTATTGGCTCCTCCGTCATCTTCGTCAAG ACTCGTGAAAGTGCGGACGAGATTAAGCGCAGAATGGAGGCAGACGGCCATCGTGTTTCCGCCCTCCATGGTGCCAAGGACGGCCCAGAGCGCGATCGTCTCTTGGAGGAGTTCAGAACCGGCCAGTCCAAGGTTCTTCTCACCACCAACGTGTTGGCCCGCGGTATCGATGTGTCTAGTGTTTCCATGGTCATCAACTACGATATCCCCATGAAGGGACGTGGAGATTCGGAGCCTGACCCTGAGACCTACCTGCACCGCATTGGCCGCACAGGACGTTTCGGCCGTATCGGTGTGAGCATCAGCTTCGTCTACGACAAGAAGAGTTTCTATGCCCTCAAGAATATCGCAGATTTGTACGAGATTGATCTCGTCCAGCTCGATGCCAACGACTGGGACCAGACCGAGGAAGACGTGCAGAAGGTCATCAAGTCCAACCGCGCCAAGGCTGCATTCGCACCCAGCGCGACCGATGCCAGCGTCAAGTCTTAG